Proteins from one Bos taurus isolate L1 Dominette 01449 registration number 42190680 breed Hereford chromosome 7, ARS-UCD2.0, whole genome shotgun sequence genomic window:
- the OR7E188 gene encoding olfactory receptor family 7 subfamily E member 188, with the protein MGLSDDPELQPFLFGLFLSMYLVTMLGNLLIILAVSSDPHLHTPMYFFLSNLSLADIGFISTTVPKMIVNIQSHSRVISYAGCLTQMSIFILFGGMDCMLLSAMAYDRFVAICHPLHYQVIMNPCTCGKLISVSFFVSLLNSQVQNLIVLQLTCFKDVKISNFFCDPSQLLNFTCSDMLKNNIVVYFVGAIFGFIPFSGIFFSYCKILSSILRVHSSGGKYKAFSTCGSHLAVVCLFYGTGLGVCLSSAISQSPRKDAVASVVYTVVTPMLNPFIYSLRNQDIKRAMWRFLRKII; encoded by the coding sequence ATGGGTCTTTCAGATGATCCAGAACTTCAGCCTTTCCTCTTTGGACTATTCCTATCCATGTACCTGGTCACCATGCTGGGAAACCTACTCATCATTCTGGCAGTCTCCTCTGACCCCCACcttcacacccccatgtacttcttcctctccaacctatCCTTGGCAGACATAGGTTTCATCTCCACCACAGTCCCCAAGATGATTGTGAACATCCAGTCTCACAGCAGAGTCATCTCCTATGCAGGCTGCCTGACACAGATGTCCATTTTTATCCTCTTTGGAGGGATGGATTGTATGCTTCTGTCTGCGATGGCCTATGACAGGTTTGTGGCCATCTGTCACCCACTGCACTACCAGGTCATCATGAACCCATGCACCTGTGGCAAATTAATTTCAGTGTCTTTTTTTGTTAGCCTTTTGAACTCCCAAGTGCAGAATTTGATTGTGTTACAACTTACCTGCTTCAAGGATGTGAAAATATCTAATTTCTTCTGTGACCCTTCTCAACTGCTCAACTTTACCTGTTCTGACATGCTCAAAAATAACATAGTCGTGTATTTTGTTGGTGCCATTTTTGGTTTTATTCCTTTCTCCGGAATCTTTTTCTCTTACTGTAAAATTCTTTCCTCTATTCTGAGAGTTCACTCATCAGGTGGGAAAtacaaagccttctccacctgtggctcTCACCTGGCagttgtttgcttattttatggAACAGGTCTTGGTGTGTGCCTCAGTTCAGCCATTTCACAATCTCCCAGGAAGGATGCAGTGGCCTCTGTGGTGTACACTGTGGTcacccccatgctgaaccccttcatctacagcctgaggaaccAAGACATCAAAAGGGCCATgtggaggtttctcagaaaaataaTCTAA